The following proteins are encoded in a genomic region of Microbacterium sp. NC79:
- a CDS encoding acyl-CoA synthetase, with the protein MPAAKIPTFTVRHLQLARALFAAMAAVMITFTSDHSATIGLAAFSGFAVATGLVWGLSAWLVYPAGRRAVPILLALINGSAGIIASSPMARTTTMFFIVVIIWAALTAIVEGWWALHERRGAYAAEAKDSLGVAIITTVLLAAIALIQPTFALEYFNETINEGGTLTGITIAVGVFGGYAAIIAVFLGIAGFSPKNDADAPDLAPAQEVSS; encoded by the coding sequence ATGCCTGCCGCCAAGATTCCGACGTTCACTGTGCGTCACCTTCAGCTCGCGCGTGCCCTTTTCGCCGCGATGGCTGCGGTGATGATCACGTTTACGAGTGACCACTCCGCAACAATTGGCCTCGCCGCCTTCAGCGGATTCGCCGTTGCCACAGGCCTGGTGTGGGGTCTTTCCGCGTGGCTGGTGTATCCAGCCGGCCGCCGCGCGGTTCCGATTCTGCTCGCCCTCATCAACGGCAGCGCTGGCATCATCGCCTCCTCGCCGATGGCGCGCACCACGACCATGTTCTTTATCGTGGTCATCATTTGGGCGGCGCTTACGGCGATCGTCGAAGGCTGGTGGGCGCTGCACGAGCGTCGGGGCGCCTATGCCGCTGAAGCAAAAGACTCGCTCGGCGTTGCAATCATCACGACCGTTCTTCTCGCCGCGATTGCGCTTATTCAGCCCACATTTGCCCTCGAGTACTTTAACGAGACGATCAATGAGGGCGGCACTCTTACCGGCATCACGATTGCTGTCGGAGTTTTCGGTGGCTATGCAGCCATCATTGCTGTGTTTCTCGGCATTGCCGGGTTCTCACCCAAGAACGACGCGGACGCACCGGACCTTGCGCCTGCGCAGGAGGTTTCGTCATGA
- a CDS encoding amino acid transporter, with amino-acid sequence MTDKKTSRRELMRPVQLLGLAFGAALFAGFITAMSSGLFQGENVWTLTLVMTGSTFIVVLLVLSMLLLAVNPDDVKKQIDRPVLLDNDDK; translated from the coding sequence ATGACCGATAAGAAGACTTCGCGTCGCGAGCTGATGCGCCCGGTTCAGCTGCTTGGCCTGGCATTCGGTGCCGCTCTCTTTGCCGGGTTCATCACCGCCATGTCCTCCGGACTCTTCCAGGGCGAGAACGTCTGGACCCTCACCCTGGTGATGACCGGTTCCACCTTCATCGTGGTGCTGTTGGTGCTGTCGATGTTGTTGCTCGCGGTCAACCCCGACGACGTCAAGAAGCAGATCGACCGTCCGGTGTTGCTCGACAACGACGACAAGTAA
- the dmpG gene encoding 4-hydroxy-2-oxovalerate aldolase, with translation MPFSADLDFRITDSSLRDGSHAVRHRFTHQNVRDVVGGLDAAGVPVIEVSHGDGLGGSSFNYGFGAEYDLDLISTAVETAKRAKIAFLMLPGLGVKDDISAAADRGARVARIATHATEADVSIQHFGLARDKGLETVGFLMMSHSVTPEKLAEQARIMADAGCQCVYVVDSAGALVLEEVSDRVSALVAELGNDAQVGFHGHENLALAVANSIIAVRAGAVQIDACTRRLGAGAGNTPTEALAVVAERLGYRTGVDPIAAIDVAEDIVRPIMDTECTLDRMSLTMGYAGVYSSFLRHAQIQAERYQVPGALILREAGRRRLVGGQEDQLIEIAASLAAARV, from the coding sequence ATGCCCTTTAGCGCTGATCTCGACTTCCGGATCACCGACTCTTCCCTCCGCGACGGTTCGCACGCCGTACGGCACCGCTTCACGCACCAAAACGTTCGCGACGTCGTCGGCGGACTCGATGCCGCTGGCGTGCCCGTCATCGAAGTAAGCCACGGTGACGGCCTCGGCGGCTCATCGTTCAACTACGGCTTTGGCGCCGAGTACGACCTCGACCTGATCTCGACGGCGGTGGAGACCGCGAAGCGGGCGAAGATCGCCTTCCTGATGCTGCCCGGCCTGGGCGTAAAGGACGACATTTCAGCGGCAGCCGACCGGGGTGCGCGCGTCGCACGTATCGCGACGCACGCGACCGAGGCTGACGTATCGATTCAGCATTTCGGTCTCGCCCGCGACAAGGGCCTTGAGACGGTCGGCTTTTTGATGATGTCGCACTCGGTGACGCCCGAAAAGCTTGCCGAGCAGGCCCGCATCATGGCCGACGCCGGGTGCCAGTGCGTGTACGTCGTTGACTCTGCAGGAGCGCTCGTACTCGAAGAGGTCTCGGACCGCGTGAGCGCGCTCGTGGCTGAGCTCGGCAACGACGCGCAGGTGGGCTTCCACGGCCACGAGAACCTGGCGCTTGCCGTCGCGAACTCGATCATCGCTGTTCGCGCTGGCGCGGTACAGATCGACGCGTGCACGCGCCGCCTCGGCGCAGGTGCAGGTAATACACCGACCGAAGCCCTCGCCGTGGTCGCCGAGCGTCTCGGCTACCGCACGGGCGTTGACCCGATCGCTGCCATCGACGTGGCTGAAGACATTGTGCGTCCCATCATGGACACCGAATGCACGCTGGATCGCATGTCACTGACGATGGGCTACGCCGGGGTGTACTCCAGCTTCCTGCGTCACGCGCAGATTCAAGCGGAGCGCTACCAGGTTCCTGGTGCCCTCATTCTGCGAGAAGCAGGCCGACGTCGTCTCGTGGGCGGTCAGGAAGACCAGCTCATCGAGATTGCCGCGTCACTTGCCGCGGCTCGCGTCTGA
- a CDS encoding acetaldehyde dehydrogenase (acetylating) codes for MTVTAAIVGSGNIGTDLLYKLLRSPLIEPKWMIGVDPESEGLRRAADAGLTVSAEGVDWLLAQDEKPDIVFEATSAYAHRENAPRYAEHGIAAVDLTPAAVGPAVVPAVNVDEHRTAPNVSLITCGGQATIPIVAAISAVTEVPYAEIVASVASPSAGPGTRANIDEFTRTTSRGIEEIGGAQRGKAIIIMNPAEPPMLMQDTVFAQVPDDVDKDAVRQAILDRVAEVAEYVPGYRLRAEPQFFDASAETRSPARVAVFLEVEGAGDFLPPYAGNLDIMTAAATRAGESIAQRILDERSN; via the coding sequence ATGACGGTCACCGCCGCCATCGTCGGGTCAGGCAACATTGGCACTGACTTGCTGTACAAGTTGTTGCGCTCGCCCCTCATCGAACCCAAGTGGATGATCGGCGTCGACCCCGAAAGTGAGGGTCTGCGCCGCGCCGCCGATGCCGGCCTCACGGTCTCGGCCGAGGGCGTTGATTGGCTGCTCGCCCAGGATGAAAAGCCGGACATCGTGTTCGAAGCAACGAGCGCGTACGCGCATCGTGAGAACGCACCGCGCTACGCCGAGCACGGTATTGCTGCGGTCGATCTCACCCCCGCTGCCGTCGGCCCTGCCGTGGTTCCGGCTGTCAATGTTGACGAGCACCGCACCGCACCGAACGTCTCGCTGATCACATGCGGTGGCCAGGCCACCATCCCGATCGTCGCGGCCATCAGCGCGGTCACCGAGGTTCCGTACGCCGAAATCGTGGCATCGGTGGCTTCTCCCTCCGCTGGCCCAGGCACGCGCGCCAACATCGATGAGTTCACCCGCACCACGTCACGTGGCATCGAGGAGATCGGCGGCGCGCAGCGCGGCAAAGCGATCATCATCATGAACCCAGCGGAACCACCGATGCTGATGCAGGACACCGTCTTTGCGCAGGTGCCTGACGACGTTGATAAGGACGCGGTTCGCCAGGCGATCCTTGACCGTGTGGCCGAAGTTGCGGAGTATGTTCCGGGCTACCGGTTGCGTGCCGAACCACAGTTCTTTGACGCGAGCGCCGAGACGCGCTCCCCCGCCCGCGTTGCGGTCTTCCTCGAGGTCGAGGGAGCAGGAGACTTCCTGCCGCCGTACGCAGGCAACCTCGACATCATGACGGCAGCTGCCACGCGAGCCGGCGAATCTATCGCCCAGCGCATTCTTGACGAACGGAGCAACTGA
- a CDS encoding 2-keto-4-pentenoate hydratase → MITADHRAALADALWAAASTQTPIPPIAPHLPELELADAYAIQQINIARQVDAGARLVGHKLGLTSPVMQQMMGVNTPDFGHLLDTMMFDASAPVSLDSFIQPRVELELAFVLARPLSGADTTAADVIAATDHVVACLELIDSRIEDWKIGLLDTVADNASSAGVLLGTERFSADDPLVTDCQARLEINGVEVATGSSADVIGAPAGAVAWLVRQFAEFGTTLDAGSVVLSGSCTRAIDVAPGDNVVGRFAGLGSIAVQFEGKGHS, encoded by the coding sequence ATGATCACTGCCGACCATCGCGCCGCCCTGGCCGACGCCCTGTGGGCTGCCGCCAGCACGCAAACGCCGATCCCGCCGATCGCACCCCACCTGCCTGAGCTTGAACTCGCCGACGCCTACGCGATCCAGCAAATCAACATCGCGCGTCAGGTTGACGCTGGCGCCCGTCTCGTCGGTCACAAGCTGGGACTGACGTCTCCCGTGATGCAGCAGATGATGGGCGTCAACACCCCCGACTTTGGTCACCTGCTCGACACCATGATGTTTGATGCCTCAGCTCCGGTGAGCCTTGATAGTTTCATCCAGCCACGCGTTGAGCTCGAGCTCGCTTTCGTCCTCGCGCGCCCGCTGAGCGGTGCAGACACAACCGCCGCTGATGTGATCGCCGCAACCGATCACGTGGTTGCGTGCCTTGAGCTCATCGACAGTCGTATCGAAGACTGGAAGATCGGACTGCTCGACACGGTCGCCGACAACGCCTCGTCGGCCGGTGTGCTGCTCGGCACCGAGCGCTTCAGCGCCGATGATCCCCTCGTCACCGACTGCCAGGCGCGACTGGAGATCAATGGAGTCGAGGTGGCTACCGGGTCTTCCGCCGATGTCATCGGCGCTCCTGCCGGTGCCGTTGCCTGGCTCGTGCGCCAGTTCGCCGAGTTCGGCACGACGCTCGACGCAGGCAGCGTCGTGCTCAGCGGTTCGTGCACTCGCGCCATTGACGTCGCCCCAGGCGACAACGTTGTCGGACGGTTCGCGGGCCTCGGCTCGATCGCCGTTCAGTTTGAAGGAAAGGGACACTCATGA
- a CDS encoding IclR family transcriptional regulator yields the protein MSETAPVSMVDRVVLILEAFQRGSATLSLADIAEVTRLPRSSTHRIVQQLLAARWLDRCEGGYRLGLGIFELGSLVADRNRIVTAARPFMQQLSAGRYVVHVGMRDDRDVVYLDKVGGPFAGKLPSRIGGRLPAHCTGVGKAILAYSEPEVVDAYFSGGLEARTPHSLADPTLLRSALRKIRAVGLAFDLSEAVEGVECVAAPLFDTNGVCAAISVSGPTGHVDQQLLGRSVRMAAIAISRRLGGAHFAIRSA from the coding sequence ATGTCCGAAACCGCACCGGTGTCAATGGTCGACCGCGTCGTGCTCATTCTCGAGGCTTTCCAGCGCGGTTCCGCAACTCTTTCGCTCGCCGACATTGCCGAGGTCACGCGCCTGCCACGCTCCAGTACGCACCGCATTGTGCAGCAGCTGTTGGCCGCGCGTTGGCTTGATCGGTGCGAAGGCGGGTATCGGCTTGGCCTCGGCATCTTTGAGCTCGGTTCGCTCGTCGCCGACCGCAACCGAATCGTCACGGCTGCGCGCCCCTTCATGCAGCAGCTCTCCGCCGGGCGCTATGTCGTTCACGTCGGCATGCGGGATGATCGCGACGTGGTGTACCTCGACAAGGTGGGCGGCCCGTTCGCAGGCAAACTCCCCTCGCGTATCGGCGGGCGGCTCCCCGCGCACTGCACGGGTGTCGGCAAGGCGATCCTCGCGTACTCGGAGCCTGAGGTGGTGGACGCGTACTTTTCTGGCGGCCTCGAGGCTCGCACACCACACTCACTCGCTGATCCGACACTTTTGCGCTCTGCACTTCGAAAGATTCGGGCAGTCGGCCTTGCCTTTGACCTCTCCGAGGCTGTCGAAGGTGTGGAGTGCGTTGCGGCACCACTCTTTGACACCAACGGGGTGTGCGCCGCAATCAGCGTGAGCGGGCCGACCGGCCACGTTGATCAACAACTGCTTGGACGCAGCGTACGCATGGCAGCAATCGCGATCTCACGCCGGCTCGGCGGCGCCCACTTCGCAATTCGTTCCGCGTAG
- a CDS encoding ABC transporter ATP-binding protein, with protein sequence MTDVVLDVQGLAVDYSGLRAVDGVSFQLHADETIGVVGESGCGKSSMGRALVHMPGPSAGTVTYRGTNMATLTASELRRARLDIQMVFQDPRSSLHPLWTIEQIVSEPLRIWKIGTKAERREKVREMLIAVGLDPEVHGPRRPSELSGGQCQRVAIARALVAGARVLVCDEPISSLDVSLRATVLNLLEELKVKLGLSIVFIAHDLAVVRNVSDRILVMYLGTVVEAGPAAEVFDNPQHPYTRALIASVPTVDADDSGPAAIVGEPPSPLDVPSGCRFRARCPFAQDICAEVAPEPTIVGENHVANCHFVGGELSLQRVA encoded by the coding sequence ATGACCGACGTCGTTCTCGATGTTCAGGGCCTTGCCGTCGACTATTCCGGACTTCGTGCCGTCGACGGCGTCTCCTTCCAATTGCACGCAGACGAAACGATCGGTGTGGTCGGCGAATCGGGTTGTGGAAAGAGCTCAATGGGCCGCGCGCTCGTGCACATGCCGGGGCCGTCCGCCGGCACCGTGACGTACCGCGGCACCAATATGGCCACGCTCACCGCGAGCGAACTGCGCCGCGCGCGCCTCGACATTCAAATGGTCTTCCAAGACCCACGGTCGTCGTTGCACCCGCTGTGGACGATTGAACAGATCGTGTCAGAGCCGCTGCGCATCTGGAAGATCGGAACCAAGGCAGAGCGTCGCGAAAAGGTGCGCGAAATGCTGATCGCCGTTGGCCTCGACCCCGAGGTGCACGGGCCGCGTCGGCCCAGCGAACTCTCCGGTGGTCAGTGCCAGCGCGTCGCGATCGCCAGGGCCCTCGTGGCGGGCGCACGCGTGCTGGTGTGTGACGAGCCGATCTCATCGCTCGACGTATCGCTTCGTGCGACAGTGCTGAATCTTCTCGAAGAGCTCAAGGTTAAGCTCGGTCTCTCCATCGTCTTCATTGCGCACGACCTCGCCGTGGTGCGCAACGTGTCTGATCGCATTCTGGTGATGTACCTCGGCACCGTGGTCGAGGCAGGCCCCGCCGCTGAGGTCTTTGACAACCCGCAACACCCCTACACCCGGGCCCTGATTGCGTCAGTGCCGACGGTGGACGCGGACGATTCTGGACCGGCCGCGATTGTCGGTGAGCCGCCTTCGCCCCTCGATGTTCCCAGCGGCTGCCGGTTCCGCGCCCGTTGCCCGTTTGCGCAAGACATCTGCGCAGAAGTCGCGCCTGAACCGACGATTGTCGGCGAGAACCACGTCGCAAACTGTCACTTCGTCGGAGGAGAACTTTCGCTTCAGCGCGTTGCATAG
- a CDS encoding ABC transporter ATP-binding protein, producing MTSPAIDTLQTTRGTTVVLRATDVRVDVVSGATPLPIVRGVDLELAAGEALGLVGESGSGKSVLSRNMMGLSSDDPTIRVTGSVLIENDEVVGTSNKAMRKRWGSQISIVLQDPLASLNPVRKVGVQVAETVRQHDQKISKAQARERAADLLRQVGIADPVRRLDVYPHEMSGGMRQRVMIAIALAGNPRVLIADEPTTALDVTVQAQILDLLDAQRDERSMGVILVTHDLSLVASRTDRVAVMYGGRIVEQAPTRTLFASPAMPYTRALLDAVPPMSGPTHVTLAAIPGAPPTPSADAVGCRFAARCALATDICREIEPDLLPVHDDPEHLARCHYPLAFIGGSE from the coding sequence ATGACCTCTCCCGCAATTGATACGCTCCAGACGACGAGGGGAACCACGGTGGTGTTGCGGGCGACGGACGTCCGCGTCGACGTTGTTTCGGGTGCCACGCCCCTGCCGATCGTGCGCGGAGTGGATCTCGAACTTGCCGCTGGCGAAGCCCTCGGTCTCGTCGGCGAGTCGGGCTCGGGCAAGTCGGTGCTGTCGCGCAACATGATGGGTCTCAGCTCTGACGATCCCACCATCAGGGTGACCGGTTCCGTTCTCATCGAAAACGACGAGGTCGTTGGAACCTCCAATAAAGCGATGCGTAAGCGCTGGGGTTCGCAAATCTCAATCGTGTTGCAAGATCCGCTCGCATCGCTCAACCCGGTGCGCAAGGTCGGCGTGCAAGTGGCCGAAACGGTTCGCCAACACGACCAGAAGATCAGTAAGGCGCAGGCTCGCGAGCGCGCGGCTGATCTGCTGCGTCAGGTTGGCATTGCCGACCCGGTGCGTCGCCTCGATGTGTACCCGCATGAGATGTCTGGCGGCATGCGCCAGCGCGTCATGATCGCGATTGCGCTGGCGGGTAACCCGCGCGTGCTGATTGCCGATGAGCCAACAACGGCGCTCGACGTCACGGTGCAGGCGCAGATTCTCGATCTGCTTGACGCGCAGCGCGATGAGCGGTCCATGGGTGTCATCCTGGTGACGCACGACCTGTCGTTGGTGGCCAGCCGTACCGACCGCGTTGCCGTGATGTACGGCGGACGCATCGTCGAGCAGGCGCCCACCCGCACGCTGTTCGCTTCCCCCGCAATGCCGTATACGCGCGCGTTGCTTGATGCCGTACCGCCGATGAGCGGCCCCACGCACGTCACGCTTGCCGCAATTCCCGGCGCTCCGCCGACGCCAAGCGCCGACGCGGTCGGATGCCGCTTTGCCGCGCGGTGCGCTCTTGCCACCGACATTTGCCGCGAGATCGAGCCCGACCTATTGCCTGTGCACGACGATCCTGAGCACCTCGCTCGCTGCCACTACCCGCTCGCCTTCATCGGAGGTTCCGAATGA
- a CDS encoding ABC transporter permease: MLVKTPVRAEKTRTRRTLSAVEIIAATWVMIVVLAAILVDVLPLWSPEEADYTAYMQPPSAAHWLGTDELGRDILSRLVHGARVSCLLAASAIAGGLAIGTTLGILAGYFRGWVDTLIGVLTDILLAFPVLILIMVIVAVRGASLEGLVIGLAIATVPAFTRIARAHTQTWAKREFVTASMGLGARTPRLLFGSILPVILQPVLVYSLIMAAILMIAEGSLSFLGYGVPPPAASWGTMIASGRQFIAQAPYIVAFPALTLICTVMALNVLGDRLERGGKRS; the protein is encoded by the coding sequence ATGCTCGTTAAGACTCCGGTGCGCGCTGAAAAGACCCGCACCCGCCGCACCCTGTCTGCCGTCGAAATCATTGCGGCAACATGGGTCATGATTGTGGTTCTCGCCGCGATCCTGGTTGACGTGCTGCCGCTGTGGTCGCCGGAAGAGGCCGACTACACCGCATACATGCAGCCGCCGTCGGCGGCGCACTGGCTGGGAACCGATGAGTTGGGCCGCGACATCCTCTCCCGTCTCGTGCACGGCGCGCGGGTGTCGTGCCTGCTGGCGGCGTCCGCGATTGCAGGCGGGTTGGCGATCGGAACCACGCTGGGCATTCTGGCCGGATACTTCCGCGGGTGGGTGGATACCCTCATCGGCGTTCTCACCGACATTCTGCTCGCCTTCCCCGTGCTGATTCTCATCATGGTGATCGTCGCGGTGCGTGGCGCGAGCCTCGAGGGTCTCGTCATCGGCCTCGCCATCGCCACGGTTCCGGCATTCACCCGAATCGCTCGAGCGCACACCCAAACGTGGGCAAAACGCGAATTTGTCACGGCGTCGATGGGGCTCGGTGCTCGCACGCCTCGCCTGCTGTTCGGCTCGATCCTTCCGGTGATTTTGCAACCCGTGCTGGTGTACAGCCTGATCATGGCGGCCATCTTGATGATCGCCGAGGGCTCATTGAGCTTCCTCGGATACGGCGTGCCGCCGCCCGCGGCGAGCTGGGGAACCATGATCGCGTCTGGCAGGCAGTTCATCGCGCAGGCGCCGTACATCGTCGCTTTCCCCGCGCTCACCCTGATCTGCACGGTCATGGCACTCAACGTGCTCGGTGACCGCCTGGAACGAGGAGGAAAGCGTTCATGA
- a CDS encoding ABC transporter permease — protein sequence MTQNTVTIMTAKRAQSRPVRSKRALIRLAHLLIVLIGVTFLVSLMLDLLPGDPAAVIAGEQATPEQIEMVRRDLNLDQPVIVRYFLWMGDVLQGNFGISYRTSQPVGEAILQRLPVSLELMIIAQLIALSIAVPAAVFAAYRPRSFVGRVLTPVTSFAISTPEFVFALGLIYIGSLTLGWFPPTGFTPLSDGLGPNLLTVILPAMAIALEPMGAYARLLRSDMSRTLSQDFILAAKAKGMSVGNLLFRQALRPSSLSLATVAGLNTARLLGSVVVIETLFGIPGVGRLLVESINNSDIITVQGVVCFIALVYVLINLVTDLLYPLIDPRARHAR from the coding sequence GTGACGCAAAACACGGTGACGATCATGACCGCCAAGCGAGCGCAGTCTCGCCCGGTGCGGTCAAAGCGCGCACTCATCCGCCTCGCACATCTGCTGATCGTGCTGATCGGCGTGACCTTCTTGGTTTCGCTGATGCTCGACCTACTGCCTGGTGACCCCGCCGCTGTCATCGCGGGAGAGCAAGCCACCCCGGAACAGATCGAGATGGTCCGTCGTGATCTCAATCTCGATCAGCCCGTCATCGTGCGCTACTTCCTCTGGATGGGCGACGTTCTGCAGGGCAACTTCGGTATCTCCTACCGCACCAGCCAGCCCGTCGGCGAAGCCATCCTGCAGCGCCTTCCGGTCTCCCTCGAGCTGATGATCATCGCGCAGCTCATCGCCCTGTCTATCGCGGTTCCGGCTGCCGTCTTCGCCGCCTACCGCCCCCGCTCTTTTGTCGGCCGCGTGCTGACCCCGGTCACATCGTTCGCAATTTCGACCCCCGAGTTCGTTTTCGCTCTCGGCCTCATCTACATCGGCTCACTCACCCTCGGCTGGTTCCCGCCCACCGGCTTCACGCCCCTCAGCGACGGCCTCGGCCCGAACCTTCTCACGGTGATCCTGCCTGCCATGGCGATTGCCCTCGAACCGATGGGAGCCTACGCACGCCTGCTTCGTTCTGACATGTCGCGCACCCTGAGCCAAGACTTCATCCTCGCCGCGAAGGCGAAGGGCATGAGCGTCGGCAACCTGCTGTTCCGCCAGGCGTTGCGGCCGTCCTCCCTGTCGCTCGCCACGGTCGCTGGCCTCAACACTGCCCGCCTGCTCGGCAGCGTGGTCGTCATTGAAACACTTTTCGGCATCCCGGGTGTCGGGCGCTTGCTCGTCGAGTCGATCAATAACTCCGACATCATCACGGTGCAGGGTGTGGTGTGCTTCATCGCACTGGTCTACGTGCTGATCAACCTCGTCACCGACCTTCTTTACCCGCTGATCGATCCGAGGGCACGTCATGCTCGTTAA
- a CDS encoding ABC transporter substrate-binding protein produces the protein MKKKIGLVSAALLAVSLSLTACGGTTTPNATTAPSESGDAGAGATVDTLTIGSNYEHDGFDPLNPLSASANGERLVPVFDTLLRVDTNGDVIGQLAEGMTSEDGKVWTLTLRDGVNFTDGTPLDAEAVIYNVGRHSAEDSPSSSKYLLADVTSMEAADAKTVVFTLSKANFSFPYLFTVSGAVGLIGSPTALEADAAGFNRAPIGAGPYIVKEWVADDHVTMTANPDYWAGEPAIKTLEYKVLPDPQSRENALVTGQIDITSISGDFQKVASDENLTVQTDGARGGLALLPNTSVAPLDDPRVREAVQLAFDPKNSKAVLFGSADIWDGNLGCVPFGAGDQCEPTSVKPDLEKAKSLIAEYAAEGNKVDIEILGNTFQQTHAQYVDQVLKSIGLTSTIKLVGPAEHIPSLYSGAFQLGMWQMVPFESFYPLGYTIFSGNARNVIKQSDPAFDAALEAGVNAPTLDERNAGLRDVQKLWNENGYVTWLGPLPQFIVTNKNVDMGDGYLGGFAFYPADITVSGK, from the coding sequence ATGAAGAAGAAGATTGGACTCGTCTCAGCAGCGTTGCTCGCCGTGTCGCTTTCGCTCACGGCGTGCGGCGGAACCACGACGCCGAACGCGACGACTGCTCCGTCCGAAAGTGGAGACGCTGGCGCTGGTGCCACCGTCGACACCCTGACGATTGGTTCCAACTACGAGCACGACGGCTTTGACCCGCTGAACCCGCTGTCGGCTTCCGCCAACGGCGAGCGTTTGGTTCCGGTATTTGACACGCTGCTGCGCGTCGACACCAACGGTGACGTTATCGGCCAGCTGGCCGAGGGCATGACGAGCGAAGACGGTAAGGTCTGGACGCTGACGCTCCGCGATGGCGTGAACTTCACCGACGGCACCCCGCTCGACGCTGAGGCCGTCATCTACAACGTTGGTCGCCACAGTGCAGAAGACTCCCCGTCGTCGAGCAAGTACCTGCTTGCTGACGTCACCTCGATGGAGGCTGCAGACGCCAAGACGGTCGTCTTCACGCTGTCGAAGGCAAACTTCTCGTTCCCGTACCTGTTCACGGTTTCAGGTGCTGTCGGCCTCATCGGATCTCCCACCGCTCTGGAAGCAGATGCCGCTGGCTTCAACCGCGCCCCGATCGGTGCCGGCCCGTACATCGTCAAGGAATGGGTTGCTGACGACCACGTCACGATGACCGCGAACCCTGACTACTGGGCTGGCGAGCCTGCCATCAAGACCCTCGAGTACAAGGTGCTGCCTGACCCGCAGTCGCGCGAGAACGCACTCGTGACCGGGCAGATCGACATCACCTCGATCTCGGGCGACTTCCAGAAGGTCGCAAGCGATGAGAACCTCACCGTGCAGACGGACGGTGCCCGCGGTGGTCTCGCACTGCTGCCGAACACCTCGGTTGCTCCGCTCGACGACCCGCGCGTGCGTGAGGCCGTTCAGCTCGCGTTCGACCCGAAGAACTCCAAGGCTGTGCTGTTTGGTTCGGCCGACATCTGGGACGGCAACCTCGGTTGTGTTCCGTTCGGCGCGGGCGACCAGTGCGAGCCGACGTCGGTCAAGCCTGACCTGGAGAAGGCAAAGTCGCTCATCGCGGAATACGCCGCTGAGGGCAACAAGGTCGACATCGAAATTCTCGGCAACACGTTCCAGCAGACGCACGCACAGTACGTTGACCAGGTACTGAAGTCGATCGGCCTGACCTCGACCATCAAGCTGGTCGGCCCTGCTGAGCACATTCCGTCGCTCTACTCGGGTGCATTCCAGCTCGGCATGTGGCAGATGGTTCCGTTCGAGTCGTTTTACCCGCTCGGATACACGATCTTCAGCGGCAACGCTCGCAACGTCATCAAGCAGTCGGACCCGGCATTCGACGCCGCGCTTGAGGCGGGTGTGAACGCACCGACGCTTGACGAGCGCAACGCAGGTCTGCGTGACGTTCAGAAGCTCTGGAACGAGAACGGCTACGTCACGTGGCTCGGCCCGCTGCCGCAGTTCATCGTGACGAACAAGAACGTCGACATGGGCGACGGCTACCTCGGTGGCTTCGCTTTCTACCCCGCAGACATCACCGTCAGCGGTAAGTAA